A single region of the Plutella xylostella chromosome 26, ilPluXylo3.1, whole genome shotgun sequence genome encodes:
- the LOC125490632 gene encoding uncharacterized protein LOC125490632: MVVLGWLNGDPSRWKPFVANRVKSISEIIPKNSWDYVSTGDNPADAASRGLSVEQMKKHDLWWNGPSWLATFHKEDKQDEHKYTTDQELKIKQSNVVQKSENNQSIINDLLNDHSKLSKVVHIVAWILRMHKQQNTTRPAYLTLHELRRAKLVVIKNIQSEYFETEIDQLKQNKHLSSKSNLLNLNPFLDGQGILRVGGRLANANIHDNMKHPIIVPHDSRFTTLIIDEAHQHTFHGGPRLTLANLRQQYWVIGGNRAVKKQIRKCITCRKQNPEMSHQLMGDLPDARSNPEYPFYHTGVDYTGHVEVKASKGRGVKTNKGYIAIFVCLVTKAVHLELVSDMTSSACLAAIRRLAARRNVPKHVYSDCGTNFIGVNRAIQEQYHELQQVFSDSFLAEVTEMGIEWHFNAPSWPSAGGLWERAVRSLKFHLKRVVGDQKLTFEEYATLLSEIESCLNSRPLCALSEDPEDLDFLTPAHFLTGRAGSAIIQTEQDARTRWHLTSKMFQELWKRWKAEYLTQMSSRSKWLKPKPNISIGDLVTIQDDNLPPGKWPMGRVTELHPGKDDLVRVVTLKTKNGYIKRPVVKLSVLPLGKQQNQEQISSQSAENTSEHRHQKRPRRMGLHAIVTALLFFMTLVSSSTAQINISPLPKNQSIFFDPISKIELIRDKWTLVVYYDMAPYWTGVEAFHKLSAYLNSTCHKIDRDTNCQMILLQLQHTYQEISYCNELLLNQHYNEYARQRRRRGLINGVGYLANALFGVLDSQFAEKYADDIKLIRANQQYQAKLWQNQTSVVEAEFNSLKRIESTMEKQHKYIHKQLTALESSANALQTRIQDLIMIQDFTLTALAGNHLLLTLKELQNVLLDTITDIYHGQISLHLLTPTQLRTELQIISSQMAKELTLPTTGVGLVVPPAAAAAAAAAAAAAAAAAEPCVPKGRRCRQIRLQSKC, from the exons ATGGTGGTGCTTGGTTGGCTGAACGGAGACCCGTCAAGATGGAAGCCTTTCGTAGCTAACCGAGTCAAGAGCATCAGCGAAATCATACCGAAGAACAGCTGGGATTACGTAAGCACGGGCGATAACCCCGCTGACGCAGCAAGTCGTGGCCTCTCTGTCGAGCAAATGAAAAAGCACGATTTATGGTGGAATGGCCCTTCGTGGCTGGCGACATTTCACAAGGAAGACAAGCAAGACGAGCATAAATACACAACTGATCAAGAATTGAagataaaacaatcaaatgtGGTCCAAAAATCGGAAAACAATCAGAGcattataaatgatttattaaacGATCATAGTAAGCTAAGCAAAGTAGTACATATTGTAGCATGGATACTACGTATGCATAAACAGCAAAACACGACGAGGCCGGCTTATCTCACATTACATGAGCTGCGCCGTGCGAAATTAGTTGTCatcaaaaatattcaaagcgAGTACTTTGAGACAGAAATAGATCAGCTGAAGCAAAACAAACACTTATCAAGCAAGAGTAATTTACTAAATTTGAATCCTTTTTTGGACGGACAAGGCATATTGCGCGTGGGTGGAAGGTTAGCAAACGCAAACATACATGATAATATGAAACATCCAATCATTGTGCCACATGACAGCAGATTCACAACTCTCATCATTGATGAAGCACATCAACATACCTTCCACGGTGGCCCCCGACTGACACTCGCCAACTTAAGACAACAATACTGGGTAATAGGCGGTAATAGAGCAGTGAAAAAGCAAATCAGAAAATGCATCACGTGCAGGAAGCAGAATCCTGAGATGTCACATCAACTAATGGGTGACCTTCCAGATGCCAGAAGCAACCCTGAGTACCCCTTTTATCATACAGGCGTAGATTATACAGGTCATGTGGAGGTCAAGGCAAGCAAAGGACGCGGGGTCAAAACAAACAAGGGCTACATAGCAATTTTCGTCTGTCTCGTCACCAAGGCGGTACACCTGGAGCTGGTGTCGGACATGACCAGTTCAGCATGTTTAGCTGCCATCCGTCGCCTAGCAGCAAGGAGGAATGTGCCCAAGCACGTTTATTCAGACTGCGGCACTAATTTTATTGGTGTGAATCGAGCAATACAAGAGCAATATCATGAGCTTCAGCAAGTATTCAGTGATAGTTTTCTTGCAGAAGTCACAGAAATGGGGATCGAGTGGCATTTTAATGCTCCATCTTGGCCAAGCGCTGGAGGCCTTTGGGAGAGGGCTGTGCGGAGTCTAAAGTTTCATCTCAAACGTGTTGTGGGAGATCAAAAGCTGACGTTTGAAGAGTATGCCACACTGCTCAGTGAGATAGAAAGCTGCTTAAACTCACGGcctctatgtgcattatcagaAGACCCAGAGGACCTCGATTTCCTTACGCCTGCCCACTTTCTAACTGGGCGCGCCGGGTCAGCCATCATTCAAACAGAGCAAGATGCGAGAACGCGTTGGCACCTCACGTCGAAGATGTTCCAGGAACTCTGGAAACGATGGAAGGCAGAATATCTGACGCAGATGTCTTCTAGAAGCAAGTGGTTGAAGCCCAAACCCAACATCAGCATTGGAGATCTGGTCACTATACAAGATGACAACTTACCCCCGGGTAAGTGGCCAATGGGCAGAGTGACGGAGTTACATCCTGGGAAGGATGACCTGGTCAGAGTCGTCACTCTGAAGACCAAGAATGGTTATATCAAACGTCCAGTAGTAAAGTTATCAGTTTTACCGCTGGGAAAACAGCAAAATCAAGAGCAAATATCAAGTCAATCAGCGGAAAACACATCAGAGCATCGACATCAAAAACGGCCAAGACGCATGGGGCTCCATGCTATTGTCACagcgttattattttttatgacgcTGGTTTCATCATCCACGGCACAAATCAATATATCACCGCTTCCCAAAAATCAAAGCATATTCTTCGACCCTATTTCAAAAATTGAGCTAATACGAGATAAGTGGACCCTCGTAGTTTACTACGACATGGCGCCGTATTGGACTGGAGTCGAAGCCTTTCATAAATTATCAGCATACCTCAACAGCACGTGCCATAAAATTGACCGAGACACTAATTGTCAAATGATCTTACTACAATTACAGCATACGTATCAAGAGATAAGCTATTGTAACGAACTACTTTTGAATCAGCATTACAACGAGTACGCTAGACAGCGTCGGCGCCGAGGCCTTATCAACGGAGTCGGCTACCTAGCAAATGCCCTGTTCGGAGTACTCGACAGCCAATTCGCAGAAAAGTACGCCGACGATATCAAACTCATAAGAGCCAACCAACAATATCAAGCAAAATTATGGCAAAATCAGACTTCAGTAGTAGAAGCAGAGTTCAACTCATTAAAACGCATAGAAAGCACTATGGAAAAgcaacataaatatatacacaAACAACTTACAGCTTTAGAATCCTCGGCAAATGCACTACAGACCAGAATTCAAGATTTAATCATGATACAAGACTTCACATTAACAGCATTGGCCGGAAATCATCTCCTGCTAACCCTGAAGGAACTACAAAATGTATTGTTAGATACAATCACCGACATTTATCACGGACAAATAAGTCTACATCTTTTAACTCCCACGCAACTTAGAACCGAACTACAAATAATCAGCAGTCAGATGGCGAAAGAGCTCACGTTACCT ACGACGGGCGTCGGGCTGGTGGTGcctcccgccgccgccgccgccgccgccgccgccgccgccgctgcagcCGCAGCAGCCGAGCCGTGCGTCCCTAAAGGGCGCCGCTGCCGGCAGATCAGGCTCCAGTCTAAGTGTTAG
- the LOC125490633 gene encoding uncharacterized protein LOC125490633, with protein sequence MANHQKLERYGSSDDAYFKDGECERTRVLYQTLSDLIQAKYDELMKKEKGSKLREEQSPGKGIEEQFEEAADQQGNHQPIASGSQLSSGEDASNFKSSRGTFSKLDDMFKKQGINFKAFQRCLDNINVDTLENKWEYEDALKTIQNRWTAIDNLHWEIAGEIEEEEPRYENQYNQYEMKFNEIKKKINTKMWSVSHRDKATPQMDIPSFSGSYQQWVSFKDLFNEAIHNNPSLSNAQKMQFLKSKINGEAERLIHHLQISSDNYIVCWEILNHRYNHKRLIFTSHINNLLNLPTMQQQSLGHIKKLHDVSKECLHAIQNLGVDISTWDPMLVHILSQKLDNDSYSEYIESLKQPRELPNLQEFMNFLEGKFTVLESSRRKQDQHVPKSNPQQQANQSFYQKKSNYQSPNNNRQSIPPKSFYLSSSEQQRDKCPLCNVSHALFCCTLFNEMPSEQKLRAVNKHNYCVNCLYDHFGKPCYSTKRCRQCSGNHNTLLHDAFAVINAKPPMPPRNKNSYHNSQKRNENVSHVSKENFTEILLSTALVKVSGADGTLHVMRALVDQGSQISIIRESAAQQLGLKRKACKGVVFGVGEKQNNSKGMISISCQSMHSNFTFNADVIIMNSLIKNLPNQSFPKQSWPFIENLKLADPEYNVSRPVDLLLGADIYSTIMMGGILKGENGTQPIAQQTYLGWLLCGNLKTYQCNVVLNNMQDIHKFWEIEDIKDESDLSMEDQECIQYFKDTTTRESDGRYIVRLPLKEDINFKLGQSKHIATAQLRNMERKLAKNPKLAEDYKAFMDEYIALNHMEPCKQTSIFECFLPHHAVQRSEALTSKLRVVFNASAPTSTGVSLNDLMYTGPNLQQDLQSIIMKWRTYQYAWTADIEKMFRQIKVNEQDQCYQKILWRDSPNQAIRIYHLSTVSYGCRSSPYLAMMTLRKLASDERHRYPAAAKVLEESFYMDDVCHGSHSIEHGQQLIMELNSLLKSGGFLLRKWSSNEPKLLKNLQVQESNDSNHFTFKTDSISKTLGLQWIPEKDVFTFTCSIPDQPPVKLTKRILLGEISKLFDPLGFLAPITTKLKILF encoded by the coding sequence ATGGCTAATCATCAAAAATTAGAAAGGTACGGATCATCTGACGATGCGTACTTTAAAGACGGCGAGTGCGAGAGGACTAGGGTTTTATATCAAACTTTGTCGGATTTAATTCAAGCAAAATACGATGAGCTCATGAAGAAGGAGAAGGGAAGCAAGTTGCGTGAGGAGCAGTCACCTGGGAAAGGCATAGAAGAGCAGTTTGAAGAAGCAGCTGATCAACAGGGcaatcatcagccaatagcGAGTGGCAGTCAACTATCAAGCGGGGAAGACGCCAGTAACTTCAAGTCGTCTAGAGGAACCTTCAGCAAGCTAGATGACATGTTCAAGAAGCAGGGCATCAACTTCAAAGCATTTCAGCGATGTCTCGATAACATCAATGTAGATACCCTTGAAAACAAGTGGGAATATGAGGATGCTTTGAAAACTATCCAGAACAGATGGACAGCGATCGACAACCTTCACTGGGAAATAGCTGGGGAAATCGAAGAAGAAGAACCTAGATACGAAAATCAGTACAATCAATACGAGATGAAGTTTAATGAGATCAAAAAGAAAATCAATACCAAAATGTGGTCCGTGTCCCACAGGGACAAGGCAACCCCACAGATGGACATTCCGTCTTTTAGTGGAAGTTACCAGCAATGGGTTTCGTTTAAGGACCTTTTCAACGAGGCAATCCACAACAATCCATCATTATCGAACGCTCAGAAAATGCAGTTTCTGAAAAGTAAGATCAACGGTGAAGCTGAGCGTTTGATTCACCATCTTCAGATAAGCTCAGATAATTACATAGTATGCTGGGAGATTCTTAATCACAGATATAATCACAAACGGCTTATCTTCACTTCACACATCAATAACCTTCTAAATCTCCCTACTATGCAGCAGCAATCATTGGGTCATATCAAAAAACTTCATGACGTAAGCAAGGAGTGCCTACACGCCATTCAAAACCTCGGTGTGGACATATCAACGTGGGACCCTATGTTGGTCCACATATTATCACAGAAGCTGGACAATGACTCTTACAGCGAGTACATCGAGTCACTCAAGCAACCCAGGGAACTACCCAATTTGCAGGAGTTTATGAACTTTCTAGAAGGAAAATTTACCGTTCTAGAGTCATCCCGTAGGAAGCAAGATCAACATGTACCTAAATCAAACCCACAACAGCAAGCAAATCAATCATTCTATCAGAAAAAATCAAACTATCAATCACCAAATAATAATAGGCAAAGCATTCCACCGAAATCATTTTACCTATCAAGTTCCGAGCAACAACGTGACAAATGTCCTCTTTGTAATGTGAGCCATGCGCTGTTTTGTTGCACATTATTCAACGAAATGCCCAGCGAGCAAAAACTAAGGGCAGTgaataaacacaattattgCGTAAACTGCTTATACGATCACTTTGGAAAGCCGTGTTATTCTACCAAGCGATGCCGACAGTGTTCAGGGAATCACAATACACTGTTACACGATGCCTTTGCCGTGATCAATGCAAAGCCGCCGATGCCGCCGCGGAACAAAAATAGTTATCATAATTCTCAGAAAAGGAATGAAAACGTGTCGCATGTTTCCAAGGAAAACTTTACGGAAATCTTATTGTCGACGGCGTTGGTGAAGGTGTCCGGGGCCGACGGCACCCTGCATGTCATGAGAGCATTAGTGGATCAAGGATCCCAGATATCAATCATAAGAGAAAGCGCCGCGCAGCAATTAGGCCTAAAAAGAAAAGCCTGCAAAGGTGTAGTTTTCGGAGTAggtgaaaaacaaaacaacagcAAGGGGATGATATCAATTTCCTGTCAGTCAATGCACAGCAACTTCACATTTAATGCTGACGTTATCATCATGAACTCACTAATCAAAAACTTACCAAATCAATCATTTCCAAAGCAATCGTGGCCTTTCAtagaaaacttgaaattagCAGATCCAGAATACAACGTCAGCCGCCCCGTGGACCTACTTCTGGGGGCCGACATATATTCAACTATCATGATGGGTGGGATACTAAAAGGAGAAAACGGTACCCAACCCATAGCACAGCAAACGTACTTAGGGTGGTTACTATGTGGTAACTTAAAAACTTATCAATGCAACGTCGTGTTAAATAACATGCAAGATATCCACAAATTTTGGGAGATAGAAGATATAAAGGATGAATCAGACTTATCAATGGAAGATCAAGAGTGCATTCAGTATTTTAAAGACACGACTACAAGGGAATCAGACGGTCGGTACATAGTTCGTTTGCCATTGAAAGAGGACATCAATTTTAAACTTGGTCAATCAAAACACATAGCTACAGCTCAATTACGAAACATGGAAAGAAAATTAGCAAAAAACCCGAAACTCGCTGAGGACTACAAGGCCTTCATGGACGAATATATTGCATTGAACCACATGGAGCCCTGCAAACAAACATCAATCTTTGAATGCTTTCTACCGCATCATGCTGTCCAGCGGAGCGAGGCGCTCACATCTAAATTGCGAGTTGTATTCAATGCATCAGCACCAACCTCTACAGGAGTGAGTTTGAACGATCTCATGTACACCGGGCCAAATTTACAGCAAGATTTGCAATCAATCATCATGAAATGGCGCACATATCAATACGCGTGGACCGCCGATATCGAAAAGATGTTTCGGCAAATCAAGGTCAACGAACAAGATCAATGTTATCAAAAAATCTTATGGCGGGACTCACCCAATCAAGCAATCAGAATCTATCATTTGTCGACCGTGAGTTATGGCTGCCGTTCATCACCATATTTAGCAATGATGACACTGAGAAAGTTAGCATCAGATGAACGCCATAGATACCCAGCAGCAGCAAAGGTGTTGGAGGAATCATTTTACATGGATGACGTTTGCCATGGATCCCATTCAATCGAACACGGACAGCAGTTAATCATGGAATTGAATTCCCTTCTAAAATCTGGTGGGTTTTTATTGAGAAAATGGTCATCAAACGAGCCGAAACTATTAAAAAACCTCCAAGTACAAGAAAGCAACGACAGCAATCATTTTACGTTCAAAACAGACAGCATATCAAAAACACTCGGACTGCAGTGGATACCCGAAAAAGACGTGTTCACATTTACCTGCAGCATCCCAGATCAACCACCTGTAAAACTGACCAAGAGAATCCTACTGGGAGAGATATCAAAACTATTCGATCCATTAGGTTTCCTGGCGCCTATCACAACAAAACtcaaaatactattttag